A window from Pseudomonas sp. MRSN 12121 encodes these proteins:
- the phoU gene encoding phosphate signaling complex protein PhoU has translation MISKEGLTHHISQQFNAELEEVRSHLLAMGGLVEKQVNDAVTALIEADSGLAQQVREIDDQINQMERNIDEECLRILARRQPAASDLRLIISISKSVIDLERIGDESTKIARRAIQLCEEGEAPRGYVEVRHIGDQVRNMVRDALDAFARFDADLALSVAQYDKIIDREYKTALRELATYMMEDPRSISRVLSIIWVLRSLERIGDHARNISELVIYLVRGTDVRHLGLKRMKEEVEGTSAETANVPGEADDK, from the coding sequence ATGATTTCGAAGGAAGGCCTCACTCACCACATCTCCCAGCAGTTCAACGCCGAACTCGAGGAAGTGCGCAGCCACCTCCTGGCGATGGGCGGGCTGGTCGAGAAGCAAGTCAACGACGCCGTCACCGCGCTGATCGAGGCCGATTCGGGGCTTGCCCAGCAGGTGCGCGAGATCGACGACCAGATCAACCAGATGGAACGCAACATCGACGAGGAGTGCCTGCGCATTCTCGCCCGCCGCCAGCCGGCGGCTTCCGACCTGCGGTTGATCATCAGCATCTCCAAGTCGGTGATCGACCTGGAGCGCATCGGCGACGAATCGACCAAGATCGCCCGTCGCGCCATCCAGCTGTGCGAAGAAGGCGAAGCCCCGCGCGGCTATGTGGAAGTGCGGCATATCGGCGACCAGGTGCGCAACATGGTCCGCGACGCGCTGGACGCCTTCGCCCGTTTCGACGCCGACCTGGCGCTGTCGGTGGCCCAGTACGACAAGATCATCGACCGCGAGTACAAGACCGCGCTGCGCGAGCTGGCCACCTACATGATGGAAGATCCGCGCTCGATCTCGCGCGTTCTGAGCATCATCTGGGTACTGCGCTCCCTGGAGCGGATCGGCGACCACGCGCGCAACATCTCCGAGCTGGTGATCTACCTGGTTCGCGGCACCGACGTACGCCATCTGGGCCTGAAGCGGATGAAGGAAGAAGTTGAAGGCACAAGTGCCGAAACCGCTAATGTTCCCGGTGAAGCTGACGATAAGTAA
- the pstB gene encoding phosphate ABC transporter ATP-binding protein PstB yields MQQEAHTHGINMSALGRDKQSLSLEQETVAIEVPGLSLFYGEKQALFDVSMNIPKQRVTAFIGPSGCGKSTLLRTFNRMNDLVDGCRVEGEINLYGNNIYRKGEDVAELRRRVGMVFQKPNPFPKTIYENVVYGLRIQGINKKRILDEAVEWALKGAALWDEVKDRLHDSALGLSGGQQQRLVIARTIAVEPEVLLLDEPCSALDPISTLKVEELIYELKSKFTIVIVTHNMQQAARVSDYTAFMYMGKLVEFGDTDTLFTNPAKKQTEDYITGRYG; encoded by the coding sequence ATGCAGCAAGAAGCACATACCCACGGCATCAACATGTCGGCCCTGGGCCGCGACAAGCAGAGCCTGAGCCTGGAACAGGAAACCGTGGCCATCGAAGTCCCGGGCCTGAGCCTGTTCTACGGTGAAAAGCAGGCGCTGTTCGACGTCAGCATGAACATTCCGAAGCAGCGCGTGACCGCCTTCATCGGCCCGTCCGGTTGCGGCAAGTCGACCCTGCTGCGCACCTTCAACCGCATGAACGACCTGGTGGACGGTTGCCGCGTGGAAGGCGAGATCAACCTCTACGGCAACAACATCTACCGCAAGGGCGAAGACGTGGCCGAGCTGCGCCGTCGCGTGGGCATGGTGTTCCAGAAGCCCAACCCCTTCCCGAAGACCATCTACGAGAACGTGGTCTACGGCCTGCGCATCCAGGGCATCAACAAGAAGCGCATTCTCGACGAAGCCGTGGAATGGGCGCTCAAGGGCGCGGCGCTGTGGGACGAGGTCAAGGACCGCCTGCACGACTCGGCGCTCGGCCTGTCCGGCGGCCAGCAGCAGCGTCTGGTGATCGCCCGGACCATCGCCGTGGAGCCGGAAGTGCTGCTGCTCGACGAACCGTGCTCGGCCCTCGACCCGATTTCCACCCTGAAGGTCGAAGAGCTGATCTATGAACTGAAGTCCAAGTTCACCATCGTCATCGTGACCCACAACATGCAACAGGCCGCGCGCGTGTCCGACTACACGGCATTCATGTACATGGGCAAACTGGTGGAATTCGGCGATACCGACACCCTGTTCACCAACCCGGCGAAGAAGCAGACCGAAGACTACATCACCGGTCGCTACGGCTAG